A genomic window from Macaca mulatta isolate MMU2019108-1 chromosome 19, T2T-MMU8v2.0, whole genome shotgun sequence includes:
- the CRTC1 gene encoding CREB-regulated transcription coactivator 1 isoform X7, which translates to MDLPFQPSGFLGEALAAAPVSLTPFQSSGLDTSRTTRHHGLVDRVYRERGRLGSPHRRPLSVDKHGRQADSCPYGTVYLSPPADTSWRRTNSDSALHQSTMTPTQPESFTSGSQDVHQKRVLLLTVPGMEETTSEADKNLSKQAWDTKKTGSRPKSCEVPGINIFPSADQENTTALIPATHNTGGSLPDLTNIHFPSPLPTPLDPEEPTFPALSSSSSTGNLAANLTHLGIGGTGQGMSTPGSSPQHRPAGVSPLSLSTEARRQQASPTLSPLSPITQAVAMDALSLEQQLPYAFFTQAGSQQPPPQPQPPPPPPPASQQPPPPPPPQAPVRLPPGGPLLPSASLTRGPQPPPLAVTVPSSLPQSPPENPGQPSMGIDIASAPALQQYRTSAGSPANQSPTSPVSNQGFSPGSSPQHTSTLGSVFGDAYYEQQMAARQANALSHQLEQFNMMENAISSSSLYSPGSTLNYSQAAMMGLTGSHGSLPDSQQLGYASHSGIPNIILTVTGESPPSLSKELTSSLAGVGDVSFDSDSQFPLDELKIDPLTLDGLHMLNDPDMVLADPATEDTFRMDRL; encoded by the exons ATGGACCTGCCCTTCCAG CCCAGCGGATTTCTGGGGGAGGCCCTGGCAGCGGCTCCTGTCTCTCTG ACCCCCTTCCAATCCTCGGGCCTGGACACCAGCCGGACCACCCGGCACCATGGGCTGGTGGACAGGGTGTACCGGGAGCGCGGCCGGCTCGGCTCCCCGCACCGCCGGCCCCTGTCAGTGGACAAACACGGACGGCAG GCCGACAGCTGCCCCTACGGCACTGTGTACCTCTCGCCACCCGCGGACACCAGCTGGAGAAG GACCAATTCTGACTCCGCCCTGCACCAGAGCACAATGACGCCCACGCAGCCAGAATCCTTTACCAGTGGGTCCCAGGATGTGCACCAGAAAAGAG TCTTACTGTTAACAGTCCCAGGAATGGAAGAGACCACATCAGAGGCAGACAAAAACCTTTCCAAGCAAGCATGGGACACCAAGAAG ACGGGGTCCAGGCCCAAGTCCTGTGAGGTCCCCGGAATCAA CATCTTCCCATCCGCCGACCAGGAAAACACTACAGCCCTGATCCCCGCCACCCACAACACAGGGGGCTCCCTGCCCGACCTGACCAACATCCACTTCCCTTCCCCGCTCCCGACCCCACTGGACCCCGAGGAGCCCACCTTCCCCGCACTGAGCAGCTCCAGCAGCACCGGCAACCTCGCAGCCAACCTGACGCACCTGGGCATCGGCGGCACCGGCCAGG GGATGAGCACACCTGGCTCCTCTCCACAGCACCGCCCAGCTGGTGTCAGCCCCCTTTCCCTGAGCACAGAGGCGAGGCGTCAGCAGGCATCGCCCACCCTGTCCCCGTTGTCACCCATCACTCAG GCGGTAGCCATGGACGCCCTGTCTCTGGAGCAGCAGCTGCCCTACGCCTTCTTCACCCAGGCGGGCTCCCAGCAGCCACCGCCACAGCCCCAGCCCCCGCCGCCTCCTCCACCCGCGTCCCAGCAGCCACCACCCCCGCCACCCCCACAGGCGCCCGTCCGCCTGCCCCCTGGTGGCCCCCTGTTGCCCAGCGCCAGCCTGACTCGTGGGCCACAGCCGCCCCCACTTGCGGTCACGGTACCGTCCTCTCTCCCCCAGTCCCCCCCAGAGAACCCTGGCCAGCCGTCGATGGGGATCGACATCGCCTCG GCGCCGGCTCTACAGCAGTACCGCACTAGCGCCGGCTCCCCGGCCAACCAGTCTCCCACCTCGCCAGTCTCCAATCAAGGCTTCTCCCCGGGGAGCTCCCCGCAA CACACTTCCACACTGGGCAGCGTGTTTGGGGACGCGTACTATGAGCAGCAGATGGCAGCCAGGCAGGCCAATGCTCTGTCCCACCAG CTGGAGCAGTTCAACATGATGGAGAACGCCATCAGCTCCAGCAGCCTGTACAGCCCCGGCTCCACACTCAACTACTCGCAGGCGGCCATGATGGGCCTCACGGGCAGCCACGGGAGCCTGCCGGACTCGCAGCAGCTGGGATACGCCAGCCACAGTGGCATCCCCAACATCATCCTCACAG tgACAGGAGAGTCCCCCCCCAGCCTCTCTAAAGAACTGACCAGCTCTCTGGCCGGGGTCGGCGACGTCAGCTTTGACTCCGACAGCCAGTTTCCCCTGGACGAACTCAAGATCGACCCCCTGACCCTCGACGGACTGCACATGCTCAACGACCCCGACATGGTTCTGGCCGACCCAGCCACCGAGGACACCTTCCGGATGGACCGCCTGTGA
- the CRTC1 gene encoding CREB-regulated transcription coactivator 1 isoform X8 yields the protein MDLPFQTPFQSSGLDTSRTTRHHGLVDRVYRERGRLGSPHRRPLSVDKHGRQADSCPYGTVYLSPPADTSWRRTNSDSALHQSTMTPTQPESFTSGSQDVHQKRVLLLTVPGMEETTSEADKNLSKQAWDTKKTGSRPKSCEVPGINIFPSADQENTTALIPATHNTGGSLPDLTNIHFPSPLPTPLDPEEPTFPALSSSSSTGNLAANLTHLGIGGTGQGMSTPGSSPQHRPAGVSPLSLSTEARRQQASPTLSPLSPITQAVAMDALSLEQQLPYAFFTQAGSQQPPPQPQPPPPPPPASQQPPPPPPPQAPVRLPPGGPLLPSASLTRGPQPPPLAVTVPSSLPQSPPENPGQPSMGIDIASAPALQQYRTSAGSPANQSPTSPVSNQGFSPGSSPQHTSTLGSVFGDAYYEQQMAARQANALSHQLEQFNMMENAISSSSLYSPGSTLNYSQAAMMGLTGSHGSLPDSQQLGYASHSGIPNIILTVTGESPPSLSKELTSSLAGVGDVSFDSDSQFPLDELKIDPLTLDGLHMLNDPDMVLADPATEDTFRMDRL from the exons ATGGACCTGCCCTTCCAG ACCCCCTTCCAATCCTCGGGCCTGGACACCAGCCGGACCACCCGGCACCATGGGCTGGTGGACAGGGTGTACCGGGAGCGCGGCCGGCTCGGCTCCCCGCACCGCCGGCCCCTGTCAGTGGACAAACACGGACGGCAG GCCGACAGCTGCCCCTACGGCACTGTGTACCTCTCGCCACCCGCGGACACCAGCTGGAGAAG GACCAATTCTGACTCCGCCCTGCACCAGAGCACAATGACGCCCACGCAGCCAGAATCCTTTACCAGTGGGTCCCAGGATGTGCACCAGAAAAGAG TCTTACTGTTAACAGTCCCAGGAATGGAAGAGACCACATCAGAGGCAGACAAAAACCTTTCCAAGCAAGCATGGGACACCAAGAAG ACGGGGTCCAGGCCCAAGTCCTGTGAGGTCCCCGGAATCAA CATCTTCCCATCCGCCGACCAGGAAAACACTACAGCCCTGATCCCCGCCACCCACAACACAGGGGGCTCCCTGCCCGACCTGACCAACATCCACTTCCCTTCCCCGCTCCCGACCCCACTGGACCCCGAGGAGCCCACCTTCCCCGCACTGAGCAGCTCCAGCAGCACCGGCAACCTCGCAGCCAACCTGACGCACCTGGGCATCGGCGGCACCGGCCAGG GGATGAGCACACCTGGCTCCTCTCCACAGCACCGCCCAGCTGGTGTCAGCCCCCTTTCCCTGAGCACAGAGGCGAGGCGTCAGCAGGCATCGCCCACCCTGTCCCCGTTGTCACCCATCACTCAG GCGGTAGCCATGGACGCCCTGTCTCTGGAGCAGCAGCTGCCCTACGCCTTCTTCACCCAGGCGGGCTCCCAGCAGCCACCGCCACAGCCCCAGCCCCCGCCGCCTCCTCCACCCGCGTCCCAGCAGCCACCACCCCCGCCACCCCCACAGGCGCCCGTCCGCCTGCCCCCTGGTGGCCCCCTGTTGCCCAGCGCCAGCCTGACTCGTGGGCCACAGCCGCCCCCACTTGCGGTCACGGTACCGTCCTCTCTCCCCCAGTCCCCCCCAGAGAACCCTGGCCAGCCGTCGATGGGGATCGACATCGCCTCG GCGCCGGCTCTACAGCAGTACCGCACTAGCGCCGGCTCCCCGGCCAACCAGTCTCCCACCTCGCCAGTCTCCAATCAAGGCTTCTCCCCGGGGAGCTCCCCGCAA CACACTTCCACACTGGGCAGCGTGTTTGGGGACGCGTACTATGAGCAGCAGATGGCAGCCAGGCAGGCCAATGCTCTGTCCCACCAG CTGGAGCAGTTCAACATGATGGAGAACGCCATCAGCTCCAGCAGCCTGTACAGCCCCGGCTCCACACTCAACTACTCGCAGGCGGCCATGATGGGCCTCACGGGCAGCCACGGGAGCCTGCCGGACTCGCAGCAGCTGGGATACGCCAGCCACAGTGGCATCCCCAACATCATCCTCACAG tgACAGGAGAGTCCCCCCCCAGCCTCTCTAAAGAACTGACCAGCTCTCTGGCCGGGGTCGGCGACGTCAGCTTTGACTCCGACAGCCAGTTTCCCCTGGACGAACTCAAGATCGACCCCCTGACCCTCGACGGACTGCACATGCTCAACGACCCCGACATGGTTCTGGCCGACCCAGCCACCGAGGACACCTTCCGGATGGACCGCCTGTGA
- the CRTC1 gene encoding CREB-regulated transcription coactivator 1 isoform X9, which produces MDLPFQTPFQSSGLDTSRTTRHHGLVDRVYRERGRLGSPHRRPLSVDKHGRQADSCPYGTVYLSPPADTSWRRTNSDSALHQSTMTPTQPESFTSGSQDVHQKRVLLLTVPGMEETTSEADKNLSKQAWDTKKTGSRPKSCEVPGINIFPSADQENTTALIPATHNTGGSLPDLTNIHFPSPLPTPLDPEEPTFPALSSSSSTGNLAANLTHLGIGGTGQGMSTPGSSPQHRPAGVSPLSLSTEARRQQASPTLSPLSPITQAVAMDALSLEQQLPYAFFTQAGSQQPPPQPQPPPPPPPASQQPPPPPPPQAPVRLPPGGPLLPSASLTRGPQPPPLAVTVPSSLPQSPPENPGQPSMGIDIASAPALQQYRTSAGSPANQSPTSPVSNQGFSPGSSPQLEQFNMMENAISSSSLYSPGSTLNYSQAAMMGLTGSHGSLPDSQQLGYASHSGIPNIILTVTGESPPSLSKELTSSLAGVGDVSFDSDSQFPLDELKIDPLTLDGLHMLNDPDMVLADPATEDTFRMDRL; this is translated from the exons ATGGACCTGCCCTTCCAG ACCCCCTTCCAATCCTCGGGCCTGGACACCAGCCGGACCACCCGGCACCATGGGCTGGTGGACAGGGTGTACCGGGAGCGCGGCCGGCTCGGCTCCCCGCACCGCCGGCCCCTGTCAGTGGACAAACACGGACGGCAG GCCGACAGCTGCCCCTACGGCACTGTGTACCTCTCGCCACCCGCGGACACCAGCTGGAGAAG GACCAATTCTGACTCCGCCCTGCACCAGAGCACAATGACGCCCACGCAGCCAGAATCCTTTACCAGTGGGTCCCAGGATGTGCACCAGAAAAGAG TCTTACTGTTAACAGTCCCAGGAATGGAAGAGACCACATCAGAGGCAGACAAAAACCTTTCCAAGCAAGCATGGGACACCAAGAAG ACGGGGTCCAGGCCCAAGTCCTGTGAGGTCCCCGGAATCAA CATCTTCCCATCCGCCGACCAGGAAAACACTACAGCCCTGATCCCCGCCACCCACAACACAGGGGGCTCCCTGCCCGACCTGACCAACATCCACTTCCCTTCCCCGCTCCCGACCCCACTGGACCCCGAGGAGCCCACCTTCCCCGCACTGAGCAGCTCCAGCAGCACCGGCAACCTCGCAGCCAACCTGACGCACCTGGGCATCGGCGGCACCGGCCAGG GGATGAGCACACCTGGCTCCTCTCCACAGCACCGCCCAGCTGGTGTCAGCCCCCTTTCCCTGAGCACAGAGGCGAGGCGTCAGCAGGCATCGCCCACCCTGTCCCCGTTGTCACCCATCACTCAG GCGGTAGCCATGGACGCCCTGTCTCTGGAGCAGCAGCTGCCCTACGCCTTCTTCACCCAGGCGGGCTCCCAGCAGCCACCGCCACAGCCCCAGCCCCCGCCGCCTCCTCCACCCGCGTCCCAGCAGCCACCACCCCCGCCACCCCCACAGGCGCCCGTCCGCCTGCCCCCTGGTGGCCCCCTGTTGCCCAGCGCCAGCCTGACTCGTGGGCCACAGCCGCCCCCACTTGCGGTCACGGTACCGTCCTCTCTCCCCCAGTCCCCCCCAGAGAACCCTGGCCAGCCGTCGATGGGGATCGACATCGCCTCG GCGCCGGCTCTACAGCAGTACCGCACTAGCGCCGGCTCCCCGGCCAACCAGTCTCCCACCTCGCCAGTCTCCAATCAAGGCTTCTCCCCGGGGAGCTCCCCGCAA CTGGAGCAGTTCAACATGATGGAGAACGCCATCAGCTCCAGCAGCCTGTACAGCCCCGGCTCCACACTCAACTACTCGCAGGCGGCCATGATGGGCCTCACGGGCAGCCACGGGAGCCTGCCGGACTCGCAGCAGCTGGGATACGCCAGCCACAGTGGCATCCCCAACATCATCCTCACAG tgACAGGAGAGTCCCCCCCCAGCCTCTCTAAAGAACTGACCAGCTCTCTGGCCGGGGTCGGCGACGTCAGCTTTGACTCCGACAGCCAGTTTCCCCTGGACGAACTCAAGATCGACCCCCTGACCCTCGACGGACTGCACATGCTCAACGACCCCGACATGGTTCTGGCCGACCCAGCCACCGAGGACACCTTCCGGATGGACCGCCTGTGA
- the CRTC1 gene encoding CREB-regulated transcription coactivator 1 isoform X10, whose product MDLPFQTPFQSSGLDTSRTTRHHGLVDRVYRERGRLGSPHRRPLSVDKHGRQADSCPYGTVYLSPPADTSWRRTNSDSALHQSTMTPTQPESFTSGSQDVHQKRVLLLTVPGMEETTSEADKNLSKQAWDTKKTGSRPKSCEVPGINIFPSADQENTTALIPATHNTGGSLPDLTNIHFPSPLPTPLDPEEPTFPALSSSSSTGNLAANLTHLGIGGTGQGMSTPGSSPQHRPAGVSPLSLSTEARRQQASPTLSPLSPITQAVAMDALSLEQQLPYAFFTQAGSQQPPPQPQPPPPPPPASQQPPPPPPPQAPVRLPPGGPLLPSASLTRGPQPPPLAVTVPSSLPQSPPENPGQPSMGIDIASHTSTLGSVFGDAYYEQQMAARQANALSHQLEQFNMMENAISSSSLYSPGSTLNYSQAAMMGLTGSHGSLPDSQQLGYASHSGIPNIILTVTGESPPSLSKELTSSLAGVGDVSFDSDSQFPLDELKIDPLTLDGLHMLNDPDMVLADPATEDTFRMDRL is encoded by the exons ATGGACCTGCCCTTCCAG ACCCCCTTCCAATCCTCGGGCCTGGACACCAGCCGGACCACCCGGCACCATGGGCTGGTGGACAGGGTGTACCGGGAGCGCGGCCGGCTCGGCTCCCCGCACCGCCGGCCCCTGTCAGTGGACAAACACGGACGGCAG GCCGACAGCTGCCCCTACGGCACTGTGTACCTCTCGCCACCCGCGGACACCAGCTGGAGAAG GACCAATTCTGACTCCGCCCTGCACCAGAGCACAATGACGCCCACGCAGCCAGAATCCTTTACCAGTGGGTCCCAGGATGTGCACCAGAAAAGAG TCTTACTGTTAACAGTCCCAGGAATGGAAGAGACCACATCAGAGGCAGACAAAAACCTTTCCAAGCAAGCATGGGACACCAAGAAG ACGGGGTCCAGGCCCAAGTCCTGTGAGGTCCCCGGAATCAA CATCTTCCCATCCGCCGACCAGGAAAACACTACAGCCCTGATCCCCGCCACCCACAACACAGGGGGCTCCCTGCCCGACCTGACCAACATCCACTTCCCTTCCCCGCTCCCGACCCCACTGGACCCCGAGGAGCCCACCTTCCCCGCACTGAGCAGCTCCAGCAGCACCGGCAACCTCGCAGCCAACCTGACGCACCTGGGCATCGGCGGCACCGGCCAGG GGATGAGCACACCTGGCTCCTCTCCACAGCACCGCCCAGCTGGTGTCAGCCCCCTTTCCCTGAGCACAGAGGCGAGGCGTCAGCAGGCATCGCCCACCCTGTCCCCGTTGTCACCCATCACTCAG GCGGTAGCCATGGACGCCCTGTCTCTGGAGCAGCAGCTGCCCTACGCCTTCTTCACCCAGGCGGGCTCCCAGCAGCCACCGCCACAGCCCCAGCCCCCGCCGCCTCCTCCACCCGCGTCCCAGCAGCCACCACCCCCGCCACCCCCACAGGCGCCCGTCCGCCTGCCCCCTGGTGGCCCCCTGTTGCCCAGCGCCAGCCTGACTCGTGGGCCACAGCCGCCCCCACTTGCGGTCACGGTACCGTCCTCTCTCCCCCAGTCCCCCCCAGAGAACCCTGGCCAGCCGTCGATGGGGATCGACATCGCCTCG CACACTTCCACACTGGGCAGCGTGTTTGGGGACGCGTACTATGAGCAGCAGATGGCAGCCAGGCAGGCCAATGCTCTGTCCCACCAG CTGGAGCAGTTCAACATGATGGAGAACGCCATCAGCTCCAGCAGCCTGTACAGCCCCGGCTCCACACTCAACTACTCGCAGGCGGCCATGATGGGCCTCACGGGCAGCCACGGGAGCCTGCCGGACTCGCAGCAGCTGGGATACGCCAGCCACAGTGGCATCCCCAACATCATCCTCACAG tgACAGGAGAGTCCCCCCCCAGCCTCTCTAAAGAACTGACCAGCTCTCTGGCCGGGGTCGGCGACGTCAGCTTTGACTCCGACAGCCAGTTTCCCCTGGACGAACTCAAGATCGACCCCCTGACCCTCGACGGACTGCACATGCTCAACGACCCCGACATGGTTCTGGCCGACCCAGCCACCGAGGACACCTTCCGGATGGACCGCCTGTGA